The segment TTCCAAAATCATGGGACTTTTCGCTCTTTTTTTCCGGTTCTTTCTCGATTATCTCTTTTGATTTCTCTTTTAATTTTTCTTTTAATTTCTTTTTGAGACCTTCTAAATCGAACCTACACAATTTATCAGCGTAAAAGACCTCTGTTCTATCTGCTTTAATCGGTTGATCTTTTAATTGTGTACACTTTTGTACTTCATTTTTTTCATCTCTTAATACTTTACCATCCTCATCTTTACAATCCTCTTCTTCATATCTTAAGTAAAATGGCTTATCATCTTCATTTTTATTCAAATATTGTTTTGAGCGACTACACACCCCATTAAAACAGATGCAACCATCATCACCTTGCTTACATCCTTCTTTATGTTCTGTATCTATCAACTTATATACTACTTTGACTTTATTGTTTATAAATTTTTCATCTATGTCTTTATCGTGATCCACGCAGTAACTGCATTTTCCCTTTTCCTGTTTATTTTCGTCAGGGAAGAAAACATACCCTTGCTTATTAAATATTATTTGATCCAACCAATTTTGAGGTTTTGTCAAAGGGTCAATTATTTCCTTGCTTGGAAGATAATAGAACTGATTTGATTCCTTGGAGTAAACAGCATTGTATTTAGTATATCTTGTTCCCATTAATTTTAGTGGTATTATTTTATTTTCTCTTTCAAGAACAAACTCCTCTGGTTCTGGCTGCCATCCAGAAAGACAAAGCATTTTACTGTTAGAATTTCCTTTATACTTTACTTCTATTTCTGGTTGTCCTAAGTTGTTCAATTTGCACTTATTCCCCTGAAACTCTTTACATTCCGTTTCAATATCAGGAACATAGCCATATTCTTTCAGAACTTTAAATTGTTGCGGATTACTTTCTAATATACCTTCTATAATATTATCAATATAACTTTTTTCGTTATCACTATCAGTTGTTTTTGCTACTATTGCTGGTTTTACTACTTTTAAAGATAGAGGACCAATATTTACAGGATGTTTGTGGTCGGTATTAACATTAAAAGTACATAAACCATCACTGTAGGTTCCACGTGCTTCATAAGTACAAGCGCTCTCACTCATCTTCATTCTTATCTTTAACGTGTCACTCTGCTTTCCAGACGCGTTACTTTGTACTATTTCTACTACTTCAGGCTCTGGAGTAGGTGGTGCCGGGAAGCAGCGGACGAATTGCGGATTTTTTTCATCTATACTTTGAGTTCCAAGGTATTCAGCGCAGAGCTGGCCCTTTTTTCTATAGGTTTTGAAGTAATAGTGAGTATCCTTATCTGTAACAGTATATGAGTGATTTGGAATATTCTCATTATTTGAAACAACGTGTGGAAAACCTAACCCTTTTCTTTCCTCCAGTCCGCTAATCATCACTCCAACTCTTGGATTAAAGTAATCATTGTCTTTATCTGTTACAGGAACAATTCTAACTTGTGGAGGTGACATCGCAAGTTGTTCACAAAATGGAGGTGGGCCAGGTGCAAGTGGTATAGGAGCACATTTTACTTTTTCCTGATAGCAAGTATCACAGGTATTTGCCATATCTCCAGGACGAAAAATATTTGCTCCTTCACCTATTTTAATAAAATATGAGAGAAAACTATCCATGCAGGCTGCTTTTTGGCTGCAAGCACATATTTTAGGAGAATTAGCAAATTTCCTTTTTTCTTCATCAGTAACATTATCTACCCACTCCCACTCGAGACCTTTCGCAATCCCTTCCTTAAATTTTCCATCATTTAACACTGTATCTCCTTCCCAGTCGATAAAAACTGCTGCAAAAATTCCAGCTCCACTTGCCTGTTTTCCATATATTTGGCGGCAGGATGTTCCTTTACCTAATTGATAGCAGTTATCTTTTCCTTCGTAATCACAGACTTGAATCCTTGGATTGAAATAACCATCAATTCCTTGGTCTTTTATTGCTGTGACTCTAATGTATTGTAATAACTTTTCATCAAAATCTAGATTGCTCCAATTAAAGGTAAAAAAATTTGCTAAGCCTTTTCCAGTTTTGTTAGCTGCAGCTTCAGCATTAGTATGAAAACGTATACTTCCACAGATATCAGAATATCCATTACTTGCAATTAGCAAAATTAATACTAGGAAAAAAAATTTAGCTTTAAGCTTTACACTTCTCATAAAACACCGGTAACCACTCATTAACTTCTTCTCCTTTTTCTTTTATTGCCTCATACATATACTTTATAGTCTCTTTGTTAGCTGAAAGTACATGTATTTCTTGCATATCCTTCAAATCCAGATTTAAGGTTACTAATCCTTTGTACTGTTTTATCAAAAATAAACCTTCCTGTGTTGGCGTCTGCAGAATTATATTCAGCTCCTCTTTCGATAGAGAAAATGCTTTCATGTATAATCTATTTGCATTGACGTTCGGCATCAAGATTCTTGTATCAACATGTTTATCTAAATATTGAGTAAATTTGCTAGCAAATGCGAGATTTAAATTTTCAGTACTTAGGATTACTACAACATTTAGTTCCGTCATTCTTTGCATCCAGTTATCAAACTCTTTCTCTGTAGGAAAAATATTACTTATCTCCCATGCTTCATCCAAAACAAGTATTGCAGGCGAGCCATCACATTTTGCCTCAAAAGAATATAAAAAATAGTAAAGTATCACGGACATACATTCCTTTTGTTTTGTAAGGTTTGCGGTGTTGAGAGATATAATTTTTGTTTCCCAGTCAATATCTGATTCATCACCATCTTGAAATAAGTAAGCAAACTCACCACCATCACACCATCTATTTATCTTACCCCCAAGGAGCAAGAGCACCTCAGAAATTTGTGAAATAGAACGTGATTCCTTGGGTATAGCAAATATAGAATCTACAATTTTTCTTATCTTTTCTTCTACGTCCACCAAGCTCGTATCGGCTACCATTCTTTTGATCAGTTCAACCAACATATTGCGATTGGAAGCACTATCTTCAATGTTTAGTGGATTAAATTTTAGGCTTTTGTCCTTATACTTCGGATCGATTATATAATATTTACCACTCACTGCTTTAGTAAAAATTATCGACTTTCCAGTGTTATCCAATATGACAATTCTTGGGTTAAACTTTCTTGATTCTGATAATAGGAAATTAATGAGTGAAGTTCTGCCTGAATTTGGAGCTCCAAGTATCGTAGTATGGCCATTATTTCTTTTTCCATGGAAATTAAAGAAGTAAGGATTTCCTTCTTTTGAGAAAAAAACTGTTACCGCTTCTTTCCACCTTCCTCCTTTTAATGTACCTGACGTAAAATCATGCAGCATAGCAAAACTGCAAGCATATTTTGCTAATATATTTTTTGGTTGTGTAATGAAAGTAAAATTGCCCGGAAGTTGTGCCCAAAAATGACTTTCCATATGTAAATCAGTTCTAAATATCATGAAGCCAACTAATGACATTATAGAAGATAAATCACTAATATTTTTGGCTAACTTATTCCTATCGTCTGCAAATATTGTAAAAATAATTTTCTGTTGGCAGAAGTCTATACTAGAGGTCTTTTCAAGCTCTATTATTTCTTCAATTCCTGAGCTTTTAAGTAAGGTATTATCCTCACTAATTTGCAGCATGTTAATTTGTTTGTTAAATTCTTTTATTGCCTTACTATTACTAGTAAATATCATTATTTCTGTAATGATAAATTCAGATTCAAGCTGCAAGCACCTATCTATATTGCCTAAGGGGATTTCTCGGTATTCCTTTATGCTGAAAATAGAGCCAAATTTCTGTTGATTCTCAAAGATTGTTTGAAACGTATTGAAACCAAAAGCTACTTTAAAATTTCTAATATATTGCGACAGGTCCCCTTCATGTATTGGATAATCTTTGTGCGTTAATGTAACAATATAGTGGAGAAATTCTATCATTTCAGAATATATTTTACCTTCACTAAACCTTAGACCCAGTTTTTTAGCTCCAAAAGGTCCTAAATCATTTTGAATTAAGTCAGTTATCTTTTGCAACTCTTGGTGGCTTTCCTGTAAAGACAGCTTATGCTTATTCTTTATTCTATTAAAAAAAAATGAATTATTAGTATGCTTGCCAAAATCGCTAAACAATATTACAATATATAATTCATTTATATACCGTAATTTACTATCAGTGAGTTTATCAAACCGCGCTGAATGTAGCTTATCAGAGAAGTCTTCAGTTTTATTCCATTTTAAGCTCAACTTATTGCGCTTTCTAACGGTATGAATCCAAACGGTAAAATATAGGCTATTAATATTTTTTGATATACTTTTTCTAATTTCAGTTCTAAGGTCGCTGTAATTATCAACAGAAGAATAATCTTCTAACTTGATTATTTTTAACAATTCCCCCTGTTTTGTTAGTATAGTTTCTTCATCGTAGTGACAAGCATAAGGAATAAAATCTAAATCAATGCTTTCTAGTAATGCTAAGTTGTTCTTTTTCTCAAGCTTATGGTTAATTGCTGGTACTTTTAGCTGCATATGCGTATTCAATAAAGATAATTAAAAAAGATAAAAATACTATCTTAATTTTTATCTTTTTTTTCGCTATCGGATTGTAATTTTATATCTTTTGTAAAGTTAAATTTTTCTTTTAAGTAGTCTGTTGCCTTTTCTGTACTACCGAACATCAGGACCAGTACACCAAACATTATCATAAAAAAGATTAGACCTCTGAATACTACTGCAAGTATCACCGCAGCTATACACAACCCTATGATTGTTGAAGGACTCATATTTTCTACAGTATCTTTAATTGAAAATGAAGAAATAAAATTTTTTACCGTTTCTTGTACATCCTTTAATTCATCACTCGCCGAACTTGCTTCGCTAGAATATGATGCAAAAATGAAACTTAATAAGGCTATAAAAACCAAAACTTTATTCAATTGAGTGCGCATCAACTAAACACCTTTTAAACATTCCTCAAATATAACAACTTTTATATCAATAGGCAAGAACTGAATTCACTTATCCACTACAAGTAACACATATTTAATTTTTACAGATGCGAACATGCTGTAAGCTCTTTATCATCAACAGGACAACTCACATTAATGGACGTTAATTTACTTGATAGGAAGTTTGAATGCAATTCAGCTACTGCTGCTATAGCAAACACTACAGCCATAGCAAGTAGTCCTGCTCCTATCAATCCTGATGTCATTGCTCCTGCAACAATGCACCCTATTGTGGAGAGAGCACAACCTGCTACAAGTGCAACGTGAAGATTTCTGTTATTGGGTTGTTTTGTAGGTGGAGTATCTTCACCCTTTTTCTTATTCAAAGGAAATTTCTGCACGATTGTAATGGCGTTTTTTCTGTCCCTTTTTTCTTCGGGTTGCATTGAATCTTTTGCCTGGCTGCCTGTCATCTGAGTAGTTTGACTATTTGGATCCATACTTTCTTTTTCTCTGGATCCCAGTGTCACGCACTGGGATGACACCTGTGGCTCTTCTTCTGCAGTCTGCTCTGGTTGCATTTGATTCCCAGTATCTTCTTTTTGTGGATCGTTATTTTCTCCAGCAGAGCTTAATATTGAGCTCACACTGCTCCTTCTACTACTTATTGGTGATTCTAAACTTTCTTCACTCGGTTTGCGTGAACTTACTCCACTATCTGAGTTACTAGCACATACTTCTTCTTTAGTTGGACTTTCTACATTATTTTCTGTCATCCCAGTGCTTGACACTGGGATCTCTTCTTTTATGGAATTAATAGGTTGTTCTTCTATTTTTGAATCTTTATTGCTGCTCCTTTTAATAATCCCTGAAATTATTTCTAATATTTTCCCTCTTCTTGTTGGTGATCTTTGTAATTGTTCTCTTTCATTGTTAGATACTGAAAGCTCGACCTCTAATTTCATTACCTCTGTTTCCAACACTAGAAGAAATTTTTTGGTGTAATAATTATAATATTTTTCTTGCTCTTTCAGTGATTCTTCTAATCGAATTAATACCTTAGGATCAGCATCTTTCTCGAACAATTCTATGCATTTTTTGATAGTTCCATCTCCCTTTTGTGGGCTTGCATATTTGTGATTTTCTTTTGTTACCTTTTTGTATATAATTTCATGCAATGATTGGTTAATACCTTTTTCATTATTCTTAGGGTTTTTTAAAGGACTTAGCATAGACTCCTCCATACATAATAAAATGTATAGATACCTCTTTAGCATTAATTTTACATTAAAACTGGACAATTATGCCGTATTATGGATAATTGCGGCAACTTGCTTATTGTGAGGTCGCTTAACTATTTGCTTTCTGGGCTTTCTACTTCTACAGATTTGCGTTCAATATGATTGCTTGCCTGTTGAACTAACATATCCACTACTTCTTTTACAGGCTTTTCCCTATCAACCATGCCAACACTTTGGCCAGCCATCAGAGATCCAGTTTCAACATCTCCTTCAATCACCGCTCTTCTTAAAGCTCCAGCCCAGAACTTTTCTATTTCAAGCTGCCCATCTTCTTTTGAGATCTGTCCCTTTTGATATTCATCAATAACTTCTTTTTGACGCCTCATGAAGTCATCGCTTGCTTTGTTGGCTATAGCTCTTACTGGAATTACAGGAAAATCAGCACTTATCTGTACAGAAGGTATTGCATTACGTGCGGCTGATTTAATAAACACTTCCTTAAAATTTTTGTGGGCAATTGACTCATTAGTGCAGACAAATAATGTACCTATTTGACAGCCACTTACTCCCATTTCTAAGTAATTAACTATCATTTCACCTCTGCCTATTCCACCTGCGACAAACACTGGTATTTGTTCATTTTTAAAATGAGGCAATATTTCTTGTGCAAGAACAGAAGTGCTAACTGGCCCTATGTGCCCGCCTGCTTCCATCCCTTCTATTATTAATGCATCTACTCCCATTTTTACTAACCTTTTCGCAAGGCTTAATGCTGGTGCAAAGCACATAACTTTAATGCCCGCACCCTTGATTTTTTCTATATTAGGCTTTGTTGGCAGTCCACCGGCAAGAACTATGTGGCTCACTTTCGTTTCAATGCACACATCTATCAACTCACTCAACTTTGGGTGCATAGTAATTAGGTTTACACCAAATGGCTTGTTAGTTAATTGCTGCGTCTCTATGATTTCTTTTTTTAGCAAGTCTGGAAACATTGCACCACATGCAATTACACCAAAGCCGCCAGCGTTTGAGATTGCTGAAACCAAATTCCTCTCTGAAACCCAGCTCATAGCACCACCCATTATCGCAAACTCACTACCAAGAAAATCTGTTCCTTTTTTCCAGAGGCTACTTAACATATAACCTATATCATACGTTTAAAAATGTTTTGTTTATCTATAAATGTGTGTTTCAAAGCGCCAAGTATATGTAAGATTATAAAGAGTACCATAAAACATGCAAGCATCGAATGTAGCTGATTAGCCGTGTTAGCTAGGTCTTTGTTTTGATTAATCAACAAAGGGATATGAAAAAAATACTTGATCTTTTTGCCAGAAGCAGAAGACATAACATAGCCAGATAGTGGCATTAGCACCATCAAAGAATATAAACCAAAGTGTACTGTTTTACTTGCATTGATTACAAACCGAGAAAAATTTGCTGGAAGTGGTGGAACATAAGTAAAGACGCGAAAAAATATGCGTACTATGATTAATCCAAGAATAGTGATACCGCAAGCCTTATGAATAGCGTATATGTTGAACTTAATTTCATTGCTAAGTGGTAAGCTTTTCATATAAAGTCCAGAGCAAAGCATACCGATAATAAAAACAGCCATCAACCAATGGATAACTCTTAAACCTAGGCTATATTTATTATCTTCCATTTTGATTACCCTAAAGTAGCATTTATATAATAGAAAAACTATTTTTCAATCAAAATTATTAAAGCAATTTAGATTTACCGACAATGTAGCTATACAAATTCGACCCAGCCGAGAGTCAAGTAGCAGGCACTGGCATCTAAGTCATAGAAACGGATTAAATGCAAAACTTACTTGACACCCTTTGCCAGCCCCCTTATCATGAAACTGAAGCTATTTATTTATCTTCTCTGTACAGATTAAATGACAAAAAAACTCAACGTATCTGGCGTCTCATGTTTAATTTTTTGCACTATGTGTACCTTATGTCTTTATCAAATTTCTAGGTTTTTACCTATATAAGCTGAAATACGCTTATAAAGCATTTAAAACATTAAAAAACGCCAACTTAAAAAATGGATAGTGAATAATTAGCTACCCTAGGGTTTCTTTTGCCTTTTTTTCTGTTTAGTAAATTTCTTAATGTTTGTAATTTAGATTAGTTGCGGCTTAAAAGCACTAAATCGCGGTTATTAAGTGTTTAGAATAAAAAAACGCCATACTTGAAAGTATAATGTAAGTAATTAGCCAACCACGGGGCTTCTTTTGCCTTTTTTTTCGTTTGGTAAATTTCTTAATGTTTATAACTAACATGAACTGGGCAGTGCGTGACGTTAATTTCTATCCAAGAGGGTGTCATGCCAGTGCTTGACACTGGCATCCAGTCTTTATTATGCAGCCACTTGGTTAGAATTAAGTCTTCTGGATCCCAGTGTCAAGCACTGGGATGACATCATCATAAAGGAACCAGTGTCAGCTACTTGAATGACATCATAGGGACACTGGGATGACAGGGGGGAGAGGCTACTTGGATGACACCATATAGGCTACTTAGAGGACCCAAAAAGGGTGTCATTCCAGTGCCAAGCACTGGAATCCAGTTTTCCATATAATCTCATTGAAAATGTTGTAACCACTTTCTGTGCTAGTTTGCTTGCTTACAAGCAAACTTTCCTGGATCCCAGTGTCAAGCACTGGGATGACGAGAAAGGAGCACTGGGATCTAGGAATTTTATTAAGTTGGTAAGCATAAAAGTAGCCGTTTTATGCTAAAATACAACGTTTTGATGATTATGGAAATGCTGAATCCCAGTGTCACGCACTGGGATGACAAGAAGAGGGCACTGCCCTCTTGGATGGAAACCAGTGTCAGCTACTTGAATGACACAGTTTTTGCTTAAACCCGTAACGTTCGTACATTTTGCTAAAAGTTTAAATATCAACATCATGCACGTTGAGTGCATTGCTATTAATAAAATCACGGCGTGGTTCAACTATATCACCCATTAGTATTGAAAATATGGAATCAGCTTCTTCACAATCTTTTATTTCAACCTTCAGTAAAGTTCTAGCCTCAGGATTTAACGTAGTATCCCATAGCTGATCAGCATTCATTTCACCAAGACCTTTAAATCTCTGCAGAGTTAAACCCTTTTTACCATAGTCCATTATTATTTTTGCAAGCGTACTTGGAGAAGTGATTCTTATTTCAGTTTCTTGTGACTTTAAAAATGAATCACCATTAAATAAATTACTTATACCATCAAGCAAACTTAATATGTTTTGCATATCTTTGCCTTCAAGCATACTAAGTGCAAATATATATTTGTCTGCCAATCCTTGAAACAATTTAGAGATGTGCATTTCTTTTTCTTCATCTTTTATTTCCACTTCCCAAGTATATTCGCTGTACATTAACTTCAAATACTTTAATATCTCATCAGCCGATGATAGAGCATTCTTTTTGCTTAAAATTAGCAATGACTCTAAGAGATTTTGTGGTATTTCTCTATCATAATTTTTGCTAATATTAGAAATGCTAACGCATTTATTCAAAATAAGGCGCAAATCGTTAAATTCTGTAGCTGTACCACTTAGTGTTAATCTTTTAACTGCTGAGTTTATTATATACTCTTCAAAAGTTTCGTCATCTTTAATATAAGTGTCTTTAGCATTCTTTGTAACTTTATAGAGGGGTGGCTGTGCTATGTATAAGTAGCCTTTTTCAATAACTTCACGCATGTGTCTAAAAAAGAAAGTCAGAATCAAAGTTCTGATATGTGAACCATCAACATCTGCATCTGTCATGATGATAATTTTATGATATCTAGCTTTTTCAATATCGAAGTGTTCACTCCCTATTCCAGCACCAATTGCAGTAATTAAAGAGCCTATTTCTGCAGATGAAAAAATACGATCTAAACTTACACGTTCTACGTTTAGAATTTTTCCTCTTAAGGCAAGCACTGCTTGTGTTTTACGATTACGCCCCTGCTTTGCAGTACCACCTGCTGAATTACCCTCTACTATAAATAATTCCGATAACTCAGGAGCTTTTTCCTGACAATCAGCAAGCTTTCCTGGCAGAGTTGCAATATCAATATTGTTTTTGCTTTTAACTAACTCTCGTGCTTTTCTTGCGGCTTCT is part of the Wolbachia endosymbiont (group A) of Anomoia purmunda genome and harbors:
- a CDS encoding cytochrome b, which gives rise to MEDNKYSLGLRVIHWLMAVFIIGMLCSGLYMKSLPLSNEIKFNIYAIHKACGITILGLIIVRIFFRVFTYVPPLPANFSRFVINASKTVHFGLYSLMVLMPLSGYVMSSASGKKIKYFFHIPLLINQNKDLANTANQLHSMLACFMVLFIILHILGALKHTFIDKQNIFKRMI
- a CDS encoding NAD(P)H-dependent flavin oxidoreductase, with product MLSSLWKKGTDFLGSEFAIMGGAMSWVSERNLVSAISNAGGFGVIACGAMFPDLLKKEIIETQQLTNKPFGVNLITMHPKLSELIDVCIETKVSHIVLAGGLPTKPNIEKIKGAGIKVMCFAPALSLAKRLVKMGVDALIIEGMEAGGHIGPVSTSVLAQEILPHFKNEQIPVFVAGGIGRGEMIVNYLEMGVSGCQIGTLFVCTNESIAHKNFKEVFIKSAARNAIPSVQISADFPVIPVRAIANKASDDFMRRQKEVIDEYQKGQISKEDGQLEIEKFWAGALRRAVIEGDVETGSLMAGQSVGMVDREKPVKEVVDMLVQQASNHIERKSVEVESPESK
- a CDS encoding type VI secretion protein, with product MQLKVPAINHKLEKKNNLALLESIDLDFIPYACHYDEETILTKQGELLKIIKLEDYSSVDNYSDLRTEIRKSISKNINSLYFTVWIHTVRKRNKLSLKWNKTEDFSDKLHSARFDKLTDSKLRYINELYIVILFSDFGKHTNNSFFFNRIKNKHKLSLQESHQELQKITDLIQNDLGPFGAKKLGLRFSEGKIYSEMIEFLHYIVTLTHKDYPIHEGDLSQYIRNFKVAFGFNTFQTIFENQQKFGSIFSIKEYREIPLGNIDRCLQLESEFIITEIMIFTSNSKAIKEFNKQINMLQISEDNTLLKSSGIEEIIELEKTSSIDFCQQKIIFTIFADDRNKLAKNISDLSSIMSLVGFMIFRTDLHMESHFWAQLPGNFTFITQPKNILAKYACSFAMLHDFTSGTLKGGRWKEAVTVFFSKEGNPYFFNFHGKRNNGHTTILGAPNSGRTSLINFLLSESRKFNPRIVILDNTGKSIIFTKAVSGKYYIIDPKYKDKSLKFNPLNIEDSASNRNMLVELIKRMVADTSLVDVEEKIRKIVDSIFAIPKESRSISQISEVLLLLGGKINRWCDGGEFAYLFQDGDESDIDWETKIISLNTANLTKQKECMSVILYYFLYSFEAKCDGSPAILVLDEAWEISNIFPTEKEFDNWMQRMTELNVVVILSTENLNLAFASKFTQYLDKHVDTRILMPNVNANRLYMKAFSLSKEELNIILQTPTQEGLFLIKQYKGLVTLNLDLKDMQEIHVLSANKETIKYMYEAIKEKGEEVNEWLPVFYEKCKA
- the gyrB gene encoding DNA topoisomerase (ATP-hydrolyzing) subunit B; amino-acid sequence: MENNYNADAIKILRGLDAVRKRPGMYIGDTDDGSGLHHMVYEVIDNAIDESLAGYCDKIEVSINKDGSVSVTDNGRGIPTDIHEEEGISAAEVIMTQLHAGGKFDSNTYKVSGGLHGVGISVVNALSSWLELIIWRNKKEHFIRFEDGESIEPLKVVNENTNKRGTKVTFMPSTETFNGINFSYSTLESRIRELAFLNSNIDITLRDLRNEPYTESHFNQSNQSKDNFGTANFVRYLDKNKTYVTKIASMKGDAEDLGISLEISMEWNDSYYENMLCFTNNIRQRDGGTHLAGFRSALTRCINNYATNEGFLKKAKVNLTGEDVREGLTCVLSLKMPDPKFSSQTKDKLVSSEARAVVESIVSDKLSTILETDPKLAASIVERAIRSAKGREAARKARELVKSKNNIDIATLPGKLADCQEKAPELSELFIVEGNSAGGTAKQGRNRKTQAVLALRGKILNVERVSLDRIFSSAEIGSLITAIGAGIGSEHFDIEKARYHKIIIMTDADVDGSHIRTLILTFFFRHMREVIEKGYLYIAQPPLYKVTKNAKDTYIKDDETFEEYIINSAVKRLTLSGTATEFNDLRLILNKCVSISNISKNYDREIPQNLLESLLILSKKNALSSADEILKYLKLMYSEYTWEVEIKDEEKEMHISKLFQGLADKYIFALSMLEGKDMQNILSLLDGISNLFNGDSFLKSQETEIRITSPSTLAKIIMDYGKKGLTLQRFKGLGEMNADQLWDTTLNPEARTLLKVEIKDCEEADSIFSILMGDIVEPRRDFINSNALNVHDVDI